The Scomber scombrus chromosome 19, fScoSco1.1, whole genome shotgun sequence DNA window CAAAACAATAACTAAAGGTTGGACAGATCACACTGAAATTTAACCTGCTGGTAGATTTGACCTGCAGGGTCATTTTCTGGTACAGGGTGTATAAACTATAACTTggacatttttgtgtgttgctAAATAGACCTGTGCAGTGTACACTaatgatgttaatgttaataaGAGAAATGTGACTCCATCATAAAGTCAGCTGAACACGTacaagtactcagatccttttcttaagtaaaagtatccacaatgtaaaatacttaattactggtaaatttcaaataaaaatcctgcattcaaaattctacttatttaaaagtaaagtatTATTACcagttacatttaaataaagtactaAAGTTAAAGTAATTCTGCAGAAAATTATAAGGCCATTTTCTGCATAATCAGTACTTTCACTTTAGTACTTTAAGTAGgcttttaattgcatttttacttcttaattattttacattgtgGCATTTCCCCCCCTTATTCTTTATTGAACAGAATAGGCTTATATAATAGAATAAACAAGCAACCAGTCATTccagtccaaaaataaaaagagatatAAAGAAGGTAAAATCATTtcaacagaaataaagtcaaataaataactaaataaataaaaagtaaaggtATAAGTGACAGATatcttcaattaaaacattctATATAGATTTTGAtatcagatacatttttattattttttatacagtttagagactcaaaataatatgttttaatttaaaaacaacttaaatgaTGGTTACATTGTTGTGTTGATACTTCAGTAAAGGATCTTAcaacactgcaggtcacagaaCTTGACGGGTGACCAAATACGCTGTAACACCGGAAGTACTAACCTCTCAATGTGACTTACTGAAGCTAACGCAGCTAACACATTCATGCTGTAATATCTCGTTCAACAAGTGATTTAAAGACTACAAAATGTTCCTCACCACCGTTAACTGTGAGTATattaatgtacacacacaaagagggtGGTGCGTGCATATGTAAAGCTATCTCTAACGTACATTTAACAAGCAGTTTGCTTCGATAGCTAGATGCTAATGACGCTGTCTATCATTTTGCGTCTATTTATATTAcggtgtttgtttttatctagTTATTCTGTTGCCTGTACttactttatgttttatctttgtgtAACTGCTCCGCCATTGTCAAATATTGTCACGTTAGTTTCTATTAGTTCTATTCCGAGCTAGTAGCTAACTGTTAGCCTTCCCCTTGAAAATACAGTAGCACAGTATTAGCTCGCTAAGCTTCACTCTTGTTATCATGCCTCATTCATTTACACGTGTTCTCTTCTGTTTCATACTACAGTGGCCAAGGCTAAATCCAAGTAAGTCAAAAGTTGgtgattttattaaaaaatgaaacgtTAAATACTTGAATGGTTGGTGGTTGATCAGTGATGTTGTTGACTTGCTCCTGCAGGACAGTGCTGGTGCAGATGATGAGTGCTGCAGGGACAGGTTATTTCTTCAACACTAAGAGGAACCGACTCACAGAGAAACTGGTACTGCGCAAACATGATCCAGTCGGTAAGATGTCCCTGATCAGCTGTGTTAGGGCCAAAGATGACAGATACACGTGGAAActttttattaatatgtattgtaataaaagaaataaagtaatGACAAACCTGCTACCTGTAAATGTCATGATTAGTAGTGAGATTAAATAGCAACAGAAAACTGCACCTTTCAGGCTTATTTTATATCATAGGGCtgtttaaaaatggaaaacatgttgacatgtcacagtaggaaaagcataGGTGTATCGaaggctgaattccatttagctgtaTATTACATACAATGATATACTGTTTGTACTGTGAATATTTGCATATTACTAGTCAATATCTTGTACACCATTTCTGAAACTCTATTCACatagaatatatttttacatgtgtatttataCCACCTGCTTTTTGtggcagttttttttacttacttGCATTCCTTGTATGTGCAACCTCATTTGCATTAAATCAGATTATGATACAGGGTCAGGTGTTGTTCAAGCTTGAATATAATAGAAGcactgttaatgttattagttacatactgtatgtgcttttttatttttactgtcaaaatgttttctgtgaagAAAGCTTGTTATATCTAAACTTTTATACTGGTGTCATACTTGGGAAACCACCTAATTAGACCATTGAGATAGGGCTGCAATGATTAGTAGACTGACAGATAATGAATCcacaactattttgattattgagTAATCGTTAAATTCACTCAGTTTCTGCACCAAATAATTACctcagaaaataatgaagatGATCTTGAATGAATTGAAAGTCAGTATGCATCATAAACCTGGTATGAGCCAGTTGTAAGGGGATGTATTATGTTAATTTCTTCAACATTATGTCTCATCTGAAACTTGAATTGAGAATTGGGCCGTTAACGTTCTATATCACGTCAACTACAAGCAAGTCCCTATTGTGCCTCAAAGTGCATAACCAGTCATTGTCCTTAAGACTAAGCATGTAGTCCGTGTACTGTCTATACAAGTTATTTGTTTACTCTGTTCACACCCTGTGACCTACATTAACGACCTGCTTTCTGTCTTTGCAGTGAACAAGCACGTCCTGTTTTTTGAAAAGAGGAAGATCAGATCGATTTAACAATGCACAGAAACATGGACAACAAAAACCTGCAACGGTTTAAACAGACAATTTAACAGTCGTGCATTATACAAAGTGCTCTACTGAGTTGTTTTCAGAGGATTTCATCATGGATGTATCAAAAGGCCTCTATGCTCTGTTCCACGGCACCAGGTCATTGAAGATGGAAACCTTCATTACCACCTAAAAGAAGAAACTACCACTCATGTGTAGAAGAGATGTTATTTATTGGGACCACCAcatctgtctttgtctgtggGGGTCGTGGAATGACATAGTTATGGTGCTGCTCTAAACAGTATCACTGATTATGATTCATATAAGTGTTGCAcagcttttattaaaactgGGTAACTGTTCACAAACCACTTATGAAACATTGTCTACTTgaggaaattaaataaattaagtCAATTATGGGTTGTATAAGTGCTGAGATGCTCGTCAGtcattaatttataaagagTTGAGCTTCTGTGTTATCATTAGGCTTGTTGTCATATAGGCACGATACATATAATTATTATTCTGCTctgctttataaaaaatatataatttgttCCATTTACAATTCTCAGTAGTTCCTGAAGGCAGCACATTTAATAAGACAGTTATGTTCCCAGTTCAGTCAGACCCATTCCAGTCTGGGTCCAGTACTAGGTGTCAGTTTGCTGCTCTCAGAACAGCTCAGCTGGTAGGTCCTTTTTGAAGGGATACGAGATCTGCGTCCCAATGGCCTGGACGCTCACTGCCGCCACTTGATTGGCTCTTCGGGCGCTCTCCTCCAGAGGCATTGTGGGATAATGAGCCATGTAAAATGCCAGTGCTCCAATAAAGCTGTCTCCAGCACCCTGAGGACAAAAAACAATATCACAGCGTTGCTTTATTAAATTTTACCTGAAGTGCAAAGAGTTCCACAGTGTAGCACAGAGCAGCCTCTCTATAAGCAAGatcataatatataaaatacaaggGGGGTTAGATCTGGGGCTTCATGATATGGAGGTGACGTCAAACACACAAGcccaaatgtgttttaaaattaaagtgtCATAGTGTTACGTGAATAGCACAGGAACATTGAACGTGAGGTTCATTTTGAAAATGGGTGATCTGTCAACAGTAGGGGGTGCTATGGCATTTGACAGTTGTTCCAAATCAAGTTTTGCTGCCTGAAGTCTCAACTAGTTTATAATGAGTTACTGAATTCTTGGCTATGTGTGAAAGTGTCTGTCAGCACTTTAATAGAAACATCTTTTTTATGAGTAATTACAAGCACATAGATCTCTTCATTACACCAACAGAATAAtaattaatgatataataattcAAATAGACATGTTAAATTAGGTAGGATATTGTATGATTGTTATACAACACCCTTTAATATTAAGAAAAGCTGAATATTTTTtcagaattaaaataaaattaggTGCATTGACATCTGTTCAAATGACTGCTGGATTTAAAATACCTGGCATTATGCTGTCTAATTGCCAAATAAAGGTTAAGGAACAAATAGTAAAAACTTTAGGCTTGTTAATAGTTTTTCAGAGTCAGTTTGGTAGTATATGAGTGCTTTGTTCATCAACCATCAGTGGTTTCAACCAGAACTGCCAACAGCTCTGGTTTTGGCTATCTGTATGAACAGATAAATCATCCTTTCCCCCTCCTCATCTATTGATAGAGATGGAATGTGCTGTCTACGCCCTGGAGGGGGGTTGGCTGGGACGGGACTCCAAAGAGGGGggtggagggaaggaggggggaggaggagggggggtcgCTGATGGGAAAAGGCACAATGGTATGTGGCGACACGCTCATGTTTAACCACAAACGGCCCCCCAACGCCGGTTCTCACAAGCCTGCTCCATTAGTCATCACTTTAGCTCTGAAAAGAGTTCATTGCACTCTCTCTTCTGAGCACCTCTGATGCCCCTCGCCTTCCCAACCCACCCCCTCCTCACCCTGCCAACCTCAGACTAACCCTTTTGTCTAGGTTTTGCCAGTGAACAGGCTGAGAGAGAAGGTTGTCAGTTGTGCGGGGATGAATCAGTGACACGGGGCAGAAAACATAAACCCTCACCCTGACCCAGGCCAGGGCAGAGGGAGCCATGCCGTGATTGACACGGCACTAGAAACAGAGAGGGCCAAACAAGGTCCACGATAGACAGGGCAtgtgcggggggggggggggtgcaaaAAGCAGATATTGTATTGTGTCTCctgtttatatctttttttgGCGTGACCAGCCAGATAACCGATAACAGCAACgcatgaagagaaaaaaagtgcttttgATTTGAATTTTGAAAAGGGCAATATTTGCACCCCCACCCTCTGATCCTAGGAGTGCACAGCACCGGTGTCACTCCTGGACGGGAGAGATGCTGGAAAGAGTGAGATCAGAGCTCAAACATTTCACAGGCCTGGTGGATTTCCATGTTTAAACCCATGGTGTGTTTATGTCTCCTGTCTGGTAGCTGGGCTGGGCTACAATACAGTGAGGGTTTGGAAATAAGGCTTTGGTGATGCAGTCCCAACGGTTTGGCTCTGGCACGTCTCCCAGGTTGTACGTCATGGTTGAAACGATGATACCACTCTTGACTGGGGGTTGATGCTTGGGGACTGATGATCAAAGGAGTAGAGTACAGATATGGCAATAATGATAGAAAAAAGAACATCTTGGTCTTCATAGTCGTGACAATCAATCATTATTGCATCTTATCAGTTCTTTCTCCCTTTATGTTTTGAATTACCTGTTGATACTTAAGTAATCTATCCCCAAATCCCTGCCAAACATCCACCTTTGTCTACTCAGACTACAACAGGGTGCGGCTGGAACAAGTTTTAGAAGGTTAATACTAGTATTTAGGGCTTAACTTGGCATAAGGACAATTACacaatgaaacacaataaatattattttcaggattaaaagacagacagtattaacatttgtaaaatatttatagAACTGAAATGTTTACTTTGAAACTCGTCTGCGTGAATAGATGTGGTAGGAtatctttcttttcctcattAGAACGTCTGGAATTTCCAGCTGTGCATTTActaaaactttaaatttaagTGTGTAATGTTCATATATCTAAATTCAAGAGTCCAGTATtcaataaagttaatttaacTAGTTGTTTTTGGACCTAaaattcaagtcaagtcaacaAATCAAGTTGCTTTTTTGGATTGAAAGTTAGGCCTAAATTCATGATGACAATTTCACACTAGAACAGGCTACTGTTGATGAGCAACAGAGTCTGAATGCATTACATCAGCCCTCTGTCCTACTGCATTGCGTTCTGTCTACTATATGTCTGAAGCTCCCAACAAGAATGTCGAATTACCTCCTGGAAACTGTATTAAGGAGGGGAATTCAGACcatgaatatttatatatatgggTTTCAAAGTTAAAATTTAAACTTCAACAGTACTTAGTATTTAGTCAGTTGCTTATAAGATTCAAATCCTTGTG harbors:
- the mrpl33 gene encoding 39S ribosomal protein L33, mitochondrial, encoding MFLTTVNLAKAKSKTVLVQMMSAAGTGYFFNTKRNRLTEKLVLRKHDPVVNKHVLFFEKRKIRSI